Proteins encoded together in one Pseudomonas sp. TCU-HL1 window:
- a CDS encoding YbdD/YjiX family protein has translation MFNDLGRMGKYLGQAARMLVGMPDYDNYVEHMQNKHPDKPVMTFDEFFRERQDARYGGGKGRPIRCC, from the coding sequence ATGTTCAATGACCTCGGCCGCATGGGTAAGTACCTCGGGCAGGCCGCGCGCATGCTCGTGGGCATGCCCGACTACGACAACTATGTCGAGCACATGCAGAACAAGCACCCGGACAAGCCGGTCATGACCTTTGATGAGTTCTTCCGCGAGCGGCAGGATGCCCGCTATGGCGGCGGCAAGGGACGGCCCATACGCTGCTGTTGA
- a CDS encoding YeeE/YedE family protein translates to MTIDWPAFTPWSALAGGALIGVSASLFILANGRIAGISGLLGSLLQREGDGLGEKALFLLGLLLAPVLWMAIAGAPQLRIESGWLALLVAGLLVGVGTRYASGCTSGHGVCGLARLSPRSLAATLAFMATGFLTVYVLRHLIGGGL, encoded by the coding sequence ATGACCATCGACTGGCCCGCTTTCACCCCCTGGAGTGCCCTGGCCGGCGGCGCGCTGATCGGCGTGTCCGCGAGCCTGTTCATCCTCGCCAATGGCCGCATCGCCGGCATCAGCGGACTACTTGGCAGCTTGTTGCAGCGCGAAGGCGATGGCCTGGGCGAAAAGGCGCTGTTCCTCCTCGGCTTGCTGTTGGCGCCGGTGCTCTGGATGGCCATCGCCGGCGCGCCACAGCTGCGGATCGAGTCGGGCTGGCTGGCGCTGCTGGTTGCCGGCCTGCTGGTGGGCGTCGGTACCCGCTACGCTTCCGGTTGCACCAGCGGCCATGGGGTCTGCGGGCTGGCGCGCCTGTCGCCGCGCTCGCTGGCGGCGACCCTGGCCTTCATGGCAACGGGCTTCCTTACCGTCTATGTGCTGCGGCACCTGATCGGGGGTGGCCTGTGA
- a CDS encoding LysE family transporter, whose product MDYLGALLAISGVLVLSVVSPGPNFAIVTSTATLSSRRAGVATGLGLAAASATWALLAVAGLGLIVSQVEWLYLGIKLAGAAYLIWLGGRMILGARKPTAAAPGTLESSAFAAARKGYLVSMTNPKALAFYGSIFAVMVPVHAPAWFYAAIVVIAAGVSGFWYCGMALLFSNPAVRGGFMRFKAVFETLMGVFLLGLGGRLLLNR is encoded by the coding sequence GTGGATTACCTCGGCGCGTTGCTGGCCATTTCCGGCGTACTGGTGCTGAGCGTCGTCAGCCCCGGTCCCAATTTCGCCATCGTCACTTCCACCGCGACCCTGAGTTCGCGCCGTGCCGGCGTGGCCACCGGGCTTGGCCTGGCTGCTGCCTCCGCCACCTGGGCGCTGCTGGCCGTCGCCGGGTTGGGGCTGATCGTGTCGCAGGTGGAATGGCTCTATCTCGGCATCAAGCTGGCCGGCGCCGCCTACCTGATCTGGCTGGGCGGACGAATGATCCTCGGCGCCCGCAAGCCCACCGCCGCCGCACCGGGCACGCTCGAATCCAGCGCCTTCGCCGCCGCGCGCAAGGGCTACCTGGTGAGCATGACCAATCCCAAGGCGCTGGCCTTCTACGGCAGTATCTTCGCCGTGATGGTGCCGGTGCATGCGCCGGCCTGGTTCTACGCGGCCATCGTCGTCATCGCCGCCGGGGTCTCCGGCTTCTGGTACTGCGGGATGGCGCTGCTCTTCTCCAACCCTGCGGTGCGCGGCGGCTTCATGCGTTTCAAGGCCGTGTTCGAGACCCTGATGGGCGTGTTCCTGCTGGGGCTGGGTGGCAGGTTGTTGCTGAACCGTTGA
- a CDS encoding carbon starvation CstA family protein has product MTQLATRIAWFAVALLGAFALGTVALRRGEAINALWIVTAATAIYLIAYRYYSLFIANKVMQLDASRATPAVLNNDGLDYVPTNKHILFGHHFAAIAGAGPLVGPVLAAQMGYLPGTLWLIAGVVLAGAVQDFMVLFLSTRRNGRSLGDMVREEMGRIPGTIALFGCFLIMIIILAVLALIVVKALAESPWGMFTVMATIPIAVFMGVYMRYIRPGRIGEISLIGVVLLLASIWLGGIVAADPVWGPAFTFTGVQITWMLIGYGFVAAVLPVWLILAPRDYLSTFLKIGTIVGLAIGILVIAPELKMPALTQFVDGTGPVWKGTLFPFLFITIACGAVSGFHALISSGTTPKLLANETHARYIGYGGMLMESFVAIMAMVAASVIEPGVYFAMNSPAALVGTDVNAVAATVTSWGFAITPEVLQQTATDIGEHSILARAGGAPTLAVGIAQILHQVLPGENTMAFWYHFAILFEALFILTAVDAGTRAGRFMLQDLLGNFVPALKKTESWTANVIATAGCVAMWGWLLYQGVIDPLGGINTLWPLFGISNQMLAGIALMLGCVVLIKMKRQRYVWVTLIPATWLLICTTTAGLIKLLDPNPAVGFLALAKKYSDAANAGQILAPAKDMGQMQHVIFNAYTNATLTVLFLFVVLSILFFAIKVGRSAWMKSERTDKEAPFQPIPDA; this is encoded by the coding sequence ATGACTCAACTGGCTACCCGAATCGCCTGGTTCGCTGTTGCCCTGCTTGGCGCTTTCGCGCTGGGTACCGTGGCACTGCGCCGGGGCGAAGCCATCAACGCCCTCTGGATCGTTACTGCTGCAACCGCGATCTACCTGATTGCCTACCGTTACTACAGCCTGTTCATCGCCAATAAGGTGATGCAGCTGGATGCCTCCCGCGCAACACCTGCGGTGTTGAACAACGACGGCCTGGACTACGTTCCGACCAACAAGCACATCCTCTTCGGTCACCACTTCGCCGCCATCGCCGGCGCCGGCCCGCTGGTGGGCCCGGTACTCGCTGCGCAGATGGGCTACCTGCCCGGCACCCTCTGGCTGATTGCCGGGGTGGTCCTGGCCGGTGCGGTGCAGGACTTCATGGTGCTGTTCCTCTCCACTCGCCGCAACGGCCGTTCGCTGGGCGACATGGTCCGCGAAGAGATGGGCCGGATTCCGGGCACCATCGCCCTGTTCGGCTGCTTCCTGATCATGATCATCATTCTCGCGGTGCTGGCTCTGATCGTAGTGAAAGCCCTGGCGGAAAGCCCGTGGGGCATGTTCACCGTGATGGCGACCATTCCGATTGCGGTATTCATGGGCGTCTACATGCGCTACATCCGCCCGGGCCGCATCGGCGAGATTTCCCTCATTGGCGTGGTGCTGCTGCTGGCCTCCATCTGGCTGGGCGGCATCGTGGCCGCTGACCCGGTCTGGGGCCCGGCCTTCACCTTCACCGGCGTGCAGATCACCTGGATGCTGATCGGCTATGGCTTCGTCGCCGCCGTGCTGCCGGTATGGCTGATCCTCGCCCCGCGTGACTACCTGTCGACCTTCCTCAAGATCGGCACCATCGTCGGTCTCGCTATCGGCATCCTGGTTATCGCTCCCGAGCTGAAAATGCCGGCGCTGACCCAGTTCGTCGACGGCACCGGCCCTGTGTGGAAGGGCACGCTGTTCCCGTTCCTGTTCATCACCATCGCCTGCGGTGCGGTGTCCGGCTTCCACGCGCTGATCTCCTCGGGCACCACGCCCAAGCTGCTGGCCAACGAAACCCACGCCCGCTACATCGGTTACGGCGGCATGCTGATGGAGTCTTTCGTCGCCATCATGGCCATGGTCGCCGCTTCGGTGATCGAGCCGGGCGTGTACTTCGCCATGAACAGCCCGGCCGCGCTGGTGGGCACTGACGTCAACGCCGTCGCCGCCACCGTCACCAGCTGGGGCTTCGCCATCACGCCGGAAGTGCTGCAGCAGACCGCCACCGATATCGGTGAACACAGCATCCTGGCCCGTGCCGGCGGTGCGCCGACCCTGGCCGTGGGCATCGCGCAGATCCTTCACCAGGTGCTGCCGGGCGAGAACACCATGGCCTTCTGGTACCACTTTGCAATCCTCTTCGAGGCGCTGTTCATCCTCACCGCGGTGGACGCCGGGACCCGTGCCGGTCGTTTCATGCTGCAGGACCTGCTGGGCAACTTCGTCCCAGCCCTGAAGAAGACCGAATCCTGGACCGCCAACGTCATCGCCACCGCCGGCTGCGTGGCCATGTGGGGCTGGCTGCTGTACCAGGGCGTGATCGACCCGCTGGGTGGCATCAACACCCTGTGGCCGCTGTTCGGCATCTCCAACCAGATGCTCGCCGGTATCGCCCTGATGCTGGGCTGCGTAGTGCTGATCAAGATGAAGCGCCAGCGCTACGTCTGGGTAACGCTGATTCCCGCCACCTGGCTGCTGATCTGCACCACCACCGCGGGCCTGATCAAGCTGCTCGACCCGAACCCGGCGGTCGGTTTCCTGGCCCTGGCCAAGAAGTACAGCGATGCCGCAAACGCCGGCCAGATCCTGGCTCCGGCCAAGGACATGGGCCAGATGCAGCATGTGATCTTCAACGCCTACACCAACGCGACCCTGACCGTACTGTTCCTCTTCGTGGTGCTGAGCATCCTGTTCTTCGCCATCAAGGTGGGCCGCAGCGCCTGGATGAAGTCTGAGCGCACCGACAAGGAAGCGCCGTTCCAGCCGATTCCGGACGCGTGA
- a CDS encoding metal-sensing transcriptional repressor, translating to MTNEVVAAHQDAMLKRLARVEGQIRGLQAMIRRGDDCEAIAQQFSASRKALDRAYQQMLMCLLEAAVLDPQQHADDTLERVRTIFTKYT from the coding sequence ATGACCAATGAAGTGGTGGCCGCGCACCAGGACGCCATGCTCAAGCGCCTGGCCCGCGTGGAGGGGCAGATTCGCGGCCTGCAGGCGATGATTCGCCGTGGCGACGATTGCGAGGCCATCGCCCAGCAGTTCAGCGCCTCGCGCAAGGCGTTGGACCGCGCCTACCAGCAGATGCTGATGTGCCTGCTGGAAGCGGCCGTGCTTGATCCCCAGCAGCATGCCGACGACACCCTCGAGCGCGTTCGCACCATTTTCACCAAGTACACCTGA
- a CDS encoding cache domain-containing protein: MQLKHKIVTLSVLPLIASVLFICVLVFAQSQKLEEEQARLVESSIMAAKKAELKNYLGLALSLIAPLYESGRDDEQTRQQALHMLSRANFGLDGYFFVYDRNGKNLMHPRQANLVGKELIGMKDKNGLPVIQALLDSAEKGDGYQLYTWEKPSTGQVTEKLSYVVMLDRWGWMLGTGIYIDDVEVAMLKSRQEVATGVLTTVLAIASFSLIAVLVVFSGGLMLNFTEHRLADRKLSALNQRIVHLQEEERSRVSRELHDGISQQLVSIKFQFELASLELQNGQGRGLENLRSGTTRLGEAIGEIRRISHDLRPSLLDTLGLSPAIDQLVREFEQRTTIRTQFERGLDDAEVETEVSVTLFRIIQEALANIERHSKASAAIISLSTSRRVIALRVEDNGVGFDPGLMDKSQGIGLRNIRERVDHHRGTFTISSYHGRTELQVEIPVQRA; the protein is encoded by the coding sequence ATGCAACTCAAGCACAAGATCGTGACGCTCAGCGTCCTGCCACTCATCGCGTCGGTGCTCTTCATCTGCGTGCTGGTGTTCGCCCAGAGCCAGAAGCTGGAAGAGGAGCAGGCCCGGCTGGTGGAGAGCAGCATCATGGCGGCCAAGAAGGCCGAGCTGAAGAACTACCTGGGGCTGGCCCTGAGCCTGATCGCCCCCTTGTACGAGAGCGGTCGGGACGACGAACAGACGCGGCAGCAGGCGCTGCACATGCTGTCGCGGGCGAACTTCGGCCTGGACGGCTACTTCTTCGTCTATGACCGCAACGGCAAGAACCTGATGCACCCCCGGCAGGCGAACCTGGTGGGCAAGGAACTCATCGGCATGAAGGACAAGAACGGCCTGCCGGTGATCCAGGCGCTGCTCGACAGTGCCGAGAAGGGTGATGGCTATCAGCTCTACACCTGGGAGAAACCCTCCACCGGGCAGGTGACCGAAAAGCTCTCCTACGTGGTGATGCTGGACCGCTGGGGCTGGATGCTGGGCACCGGCATCTACATCGACGATGTGGAAGTGGCCATGCTCAAGTCCCGCCAGGAGGTGGCGACGGGCGTGCTGACCACGGTACTGGCCATCGCGTCCTTCTCACTGATCGCCGTACTGGTGGTGTTCAGCGGCGGGCTGATGCTGAACTTCACCGAGCATCGTCTGGCCGACCGCAAGCTTTCCGCCCTCAACCAGCGCATCGTCCACCTGCAGGAGGAAGAGCGTTCACGGGTGTCCCGTGAGCTGCACGACGGCATCAGCCAGCAACTGGTGTCCATCAAGTTCCAGTTCGAGCTGGCCAGCCTGGAGCTGCAGAACGGCCAGGGCCGAGGGCTGGAGAACCTGCGTTCGGGCACGACGCGCCTGGGCGAGGCCATTGGCGAAATCCGCCGCATCTCCCACGACCTGCGGCCATCGCTGCTGGATACCCTCGGCCTGTCGCCGGCCATCGACCAGCTGGTGCGCGAGTTCGAGCAGCGCACCACGATCCGCACCCAGTTCGAACGCGGGCTGGACGACGCCGAGGTGGAGACGGAGGTGTCCGTCACCTTGTTCCGTATCATTCAGGAGGCCCTGGCCAACATCGAGCGCCATTCGAAGGCCAGCGCCGCTATAATTTCGCTCTCCACGTCGAGGCGGGTCATTGCCCTGCGCGTGGAAGACAACGGGGTGGGATTCGACCCCGGCCTGATGGACAAAAGCCAGGGAATCGGGCTGCGGAACATCAGGGAGCGGGTTGACCACCATCGTGGGACCTTCACCATTTCCTCCTATCACGGCCGCACGGAGCTTCAGGTCGAGATACCCGTGCAACGAGCTTGA
- a CDS encoding response regulator, whose amino-acid sequence MSVTHPIRIALIDDHVLVRDGVKSLLSAMPHFEVVAQAESGAEALELVATTELDLLLVDVGLKDMNGLELTRKLCSLYPGIKILILSMYDNQEYVRTSINAGAFGYVLKNAPSTELIAAIEAIVAGGSFYSPEIARKLATNVRDENELTPRELQVLSMIAKGLNNKEVARELDISVRTVETYRLSIRRKLNIDTPAALVKYALEHGLISI is encoded by the coding sequence ATGAGCGTGACCCATCCCATCAGAATCGCGCTGATCGACGACCACGTGCTGGTGCGCGACGGCGTGAAATCCCTGCTCTCGGCGATGCCGCATTTCGAGGTGGTGGCCCAGGCCGAATCCGGCGCCGAGGCACTGGAGCTGGTGGCCACCACCGAACTGGACCTGCTGCTGGTGGACGTCGGCCTCAAGGACATGAACGGCCTGGAGCTGACGCGCAAGCTGTGCAGCCTCTATCCGGGCATCAAGATCCTGATCCTCAGCATGTACGACAACCAGGAATACGTGCGCACCTCCATCAACGCCGGCGCCTTCGGCTACGTGCTGAAGAACGCGCCGTCCACCGAGCTGATCGCCGCCATCGAGGCCATCGTCGCCGGCGGCAGCTTCTACAGCCCGGAAATCGCCCGCAAACTGGCCACCAACGTCCGCGACGAGAACGAACTGACCCCGCGCGAGCTGCAGGTGTTGTCGATGATCGCCAAGGGCCTGAACAACAAGGAAGTGGCCCGCGAGCTGGATATCAGCGTGCGCACGGTGGAAACCTACCGCCTCAGCATCCGCCGCAAACTGAACATCGACACTCCCGCCGCCCTGGTCAAGTACGCCCTGGAGCATGGGCTGATCTCGATCTGA
- a CDS encoding MBL fold metallo-hydrolase, whose protein sequence is MNPCVEAFFDPATCSYSYVVSDPASGHCAIIDPVLDYCAASGRTSHAGAERIAAYVREQGLGVDWLLETHVHADHLSAAAWLQRELGGHLAIGGLITQVQQRFGALFNTGPDFATDGRQFDRLLNDDDRLSIGNLELLAIHTPGHTPACMTYLVGDAAFIGDTLFMPDYGTARCDFPGGDARALYRSIWRLFELPDATRLFLCHDYKAPGRDEYRYETTVAEQRAQNVHAHEGVDEDAFVAMRTARDATLSMPALILPAVQVNMRAGQLPPAEDNGIRYLKIPLDVL, encoded by the coding sequence ATGAATCCTTGCGTGGAAGCCTTCTTCGACCCGGCCACCTGTTCCTACAGCTACGTCGTCAGCGATCCAGCCAGCGGCCACTGCGCCATCATCGATCCGGTGCTGGACTACTGCGCCGCCAGCGGGCGCACCTCCCATGCCGGGGCCGAGCGCATCGCTGCTTACGTGCGGGAGCAGGGGCTGGGTGTCGACTGGCTGCTGGAAACCCACGTCCATGCCGATCACCTGTCCGCCGCCGCCTGGCTCCAGCGCGAGCTGGGCGGACACCTTGCTATCGGCGGTCTGATCACCCAGGTGCAGCAACGCTTTGGCGCGCTGTTCAATACCGGGCCGGATTTCGCCACCGATGGTCGCCAGTTCGACCGCCTGTTGAACGATGACGACCGGCTGAGCATTGGCAACCTGGAGCTGCTGGCGATCCACACGCCGGGCCATACCCCAGCTTGCATGACCTACCTGGTCGGCGATGCCGCGTTCATCGGCGACACGCTGTTCATGCCCGACTACGGCACCGCCCGCTGCGATTTTCCCGGCGGCGATGCCCGCGCCCTGTATCGCTCCATCTGGCGTCTGTTCGAGTTGCCGGATGCGACGCGGCTGTTCCTCTGCCATGACTACAAGGCGCCTGGGCGTGACGAGTACCGTTACGAGACCACGGTGGCGGAACAGCGCGCGCAGAACGTGCATGCCCACGAGGGCGTCGATGAGGACGCCTTCGTCGCCATGCGCACCGCCCGGGACGCCACCCTTTCCATGCCGGCGCTGATCCTGCCGGCGGTGCAGGTGAACATGCGCGCCGGCCAGTTACCACCCGCTGAAGACAATGGCATCCGCTACCTGAAAATCCCCCTGGACGTGCTCTGA
- a CDS encoding DUF6691 family protein, translating into MNRFSAFLAGLLFGLGLLLAGMADPGKVLAFLDLAGAWDPSLALVMAGAIAVALPAFALARRLPKSWLGQPMQLPARRDPDRRLIGGSLLFGVGWGMAGICPGPALVLLLTGHWQAWLFVLAMSGGMLLFAGLEGQRKGRAGN; encoded by the coding sequence GTGAACAGGTTCAGCGCGTTTCTCGCCGGCCTGCTCTTCGGCCTGGGCCTGCTGCTCGCTGGCATGGCCGACCCCGGCAAGGTGCTCGCCTTCCTCGACCTGGCCGGCGCCTGGGACCCGTCCCTGGCCCTGGTGATGGCCGGCGCCATTGCGGTCGCCCTGCCGGCCTTTGCCCTGGCCAGGCGCTTGCCGAAGTCCTGGCTGGGGCAGCCCATGCAGTTGCCGGCCAGGCGCGATCCCGATCGTCGGCTGATCGGCGGCAGCCTGCTGTTCGGCGTGGGCTGGGGCATGGCTGGAATCTGTCCGGGCCCGGCGCTGGTGCTGCTGCTGACCGGGCATTGGCAGGCCTGGCTGTTTGTCCTGGCGATGTCGGGCGGGATGCTCCTGTTCGCTGGCCTGGAAGGTCAGCGCAAGGGTCGGGCCGGAAACTAA
- the yjiA gene encoding GTPase translates to MSAHLPIPVTVLSGFLGAGKTTLLKHILKAEHGLKIAVIENEFSETPIDGQLLGDEPVQVMTLANGCVCCSIHVELEKALFLLLERLDAGELAFDRLVIECTGVADPAPVAQTFFADEELCQRYVLDGIITLVDAVNAERHLQETMAQAQVGFADRILVSKRDLVDEAHFEALCLRLSRINRRAPIRVVDHGRIDLAELLDVRGFNLNADVGPALSLRPLTPAGTPDRIGTLVLKSERPLDIDKLSAFMEQLLEEHGNSMLRYKGVLSIAGEERRLVFQGVLRLYGFDWDAEWQAGEVRESVMVFIGDQLPEETIRTGFEAAQV, encoded by the coding sequence ATGTCTGCCCATCTCCCCATCCCGGTCACCGTGCTCAGCGGCTTCCTCGGTGCCGGCAAGACCACGCTGCTGAAGCACATCCTCAAGGCCGAGCACGGCCTGAAGATCGCCGTGATCGAGAATGAGTTCAGCGAAACGCCCATCGATGGCCAACTGCTCGGCGACGAACCCGTGCAGGTGATGACGCTGGCCAACGGCTGCGTCTGCTGCTCCATCCACGTCGAGTTGGAGAAGGCGCTGTTCCTCCTGCTGGAGCGCCTGGATGCCGGCGAGCTGGCCTTCGACCGGCTGGTGATCGAATGCACTGGCGTCGCCGACCCGGCTCCGGTGGCGCAGACCTTCTTCGCCGATGAAGAGCTCTGCCAGCGCTACGTGCTGGACGGCATCATCACCCTGGTGGATGCGGTGAACGCCGAGCGCCACCTGCAGGAAACCATGGCCCAGGCCCAGGTGGGCTTTGCCGACCGCATCCTGGTGAGCAAGCGCGACCTGGTAGACGAAGCGCACTTCGAGGCGCTCTGCCTGCGCCTCTCACGCATCAACCGCCGCGCGCCGATTCGCGTGGTGGACCATGGCCGCATCGATCTCGCCGAGCTGCTGGACGTGCGGGGCTTCAACCTCAACGCCGATGTCGGCCCGGCACTGAGTCTGCGCCCGCTGACCCCCGCCGGCACACCCGACCGCATCGGCACCCTGGTGCTGAAAAGCGAACGCCCGCTGGACATCGACAAACTCAGCGCTTTCATGGAACAGCTGCTGGAGGAGCACGGCAATTCGATGCTGCGCTACAAGGGCGTGCTGTCCATCGCTGGCGAGGAACGCCGCCTGGTGTTCCAGGGCGTGCTGCGGCTCTACGGCTTCGATTGGGATGCCGAATGGCAGGCCGGTGAAGTGCGCGAGAGCGTGATGGTCTTCATCGGCGACCAGCTGCCGGAGGAGACGATCCGCACCGGCTTCGAAGCCGCGCAGGTTTAG